TTTGTCATGAAATGAAAGGGCTTGCTTATAAATAAAGAAAGCGAGGTGTAGATATGGATTTTCTTCAGTTTATCGTAGATGAAGCACTGATCCTGATTCCGGTTTTGATGATTATTGGAAAGATCATTAAACAAACGCCCCGGGTTCCGGACTGGCTCATCCCCTACCTGCTGCTTGGTCTGGGAATTGTATTTACAACTTATCTCATAGGCTTCTCCATGCAAGCTGTAATACAGGGAGTGCTTGTTACCGGTGCAGCTGTTTTCGGTCATCAGCTTATTAAACAGACGAGAAGGGCAGGCGGGAGAAAGGAACAATGAAAGTAAAAAAGAGAGCGGTCCATCAGTCTGATGAGTCGCCCTCTTTATTTAACGCCGTTTTATGAATAGATTGTTGCTATTTTCACTTCTTTAGTCCAGAGAATTAAGATGAAGAAAAAAAATATCCTGGCTGTTGAAAAAATGTTCTTCTTAGTGATATAGACTGTTGATCCCGCTTGCATATCCTTCGTTTTCCGCGGTGGTACCTCCTCGAGCTAAGCGAAGCATTGAAAAAGTCCATTTTCTTTTAAATTGGCTCAGAAAAGTTAGGTGTTGATCTACGCTCATTGCACTTTCCGCGGGCGGTTCGGGAGCCTCCCAGCATGCTGCTTCTCCCTCTGCCGGCTAAGCTCTGAAGCTTTATGCGTCGAAGCAACTCGAATCTTATTCATAGAGCAGTGCTTGTGCTTGACCAGGTCTTCCCGGAACTCGCTTTTCCACAGGAGTGTCGCTCATTCGCTGCAATCAACACTTTTTTATAACGCCCACGACCTTTAGCACTTCAAAAAATCAAAACCAATTCAGGTTACATTCAGAGCCCTAAGGTTGTGACATTATTATCAGATTTTGACTTTTTCAGTGGCCTCCTATGCTTTGCGGGGTCTTGCCTGGCCCCTACTACACTACTGCAGGAGTCTTCGGACATTCCGGCTGCATTCCTATTTCATCGCTGCAAAAGTGTTTGTGAAAACAACTATCCTCTTTTATAGAAGCGAGAAACACAAGCTTAGGTATATAGGTTTCTCGACAATTTGAACAGGTTAAGAAAAACTGTCTTACGATAAAAGACTCCCATCCCCCATGACGTACGAAATAGGCATGCGGTTTTTTTCGGTAAGGTTTCTTTATCCTCTGGTTCTCAACGCCTTTTTTTGCGGAGTTGAACAGAATACGTGAGACTCCTGCGGAAGTGTGAGAGAGACCCCGCAAGGGCAAATCCCTGAGGAGGCTCGGTGCGAATCCGCTGAAAGGGAGCGTATTCCGTTCAACCAAGCCACCCTCTTCATCGTTTCAAGATTTCAAGGTTAAATAAAAAATACTTCCGAAGCCGTCCGGCCAAGGAAGTATTCTATATTAGTTAGTCGTTGCAGATAAGGCTCTTTCCGTGCGTGGTTCGCCGACTTTAATCGGTCCCATGCCCCGGGGAACTTCTACTGCCTCTGTTAGTTTAGCATCCAGGTGTTCCGCAATGTAATTTGAAGCAATATTCGGGTCAATTCTGTCTCCACACGTATATACGTCAATACTTGCGTATCCGTGCTCCGGGAAACTGTGAATGGTAAGGTGTGATTCACTGATAATGACAACTCCGCTTACACCGTGTGGCGCAAACTTGTGAAAAGCCACTTCCCGTACTTCTGCCCCTGCTTCAAGTGCTGCATTTACAAATAATTTTTCGATAAATCCCATGTCATTCAGCTTTTCGATGTTGCATTCCCAAAGTTCTGAAATGACGTGTCGTCCCATGGTTTCCATACCGAAATCCCCCTTTACTATGTTTCATGCCTTCCTTACTAAGCATGGAGGAATGGATCACTACGGGGGAAAGTTAGTCCAGAGAGGTCCTAACCCTTAAGTACCGATCATCCCTACTATTGCTTTTATTCGAAGATCACGAAAAATAGTATACTTCCTTTGCATTTTTTTTGCAATGGTTTTTTGGGTGGAAAAGAAATCAAGGAACGCCAATGGTTCTTAGGCAGTCACTTCAGATTGAGCGGTAAGAGCTTCGCCAACATGCTCGATCAGGTTAACAACGCGGCAGGAATAACCCCATTCGTTATCGTACCAGGCAAGTACTTTTACCTGTCTGTCGTTTAGAACCATCGTTGACAGTCCATCGATAATTGAAGAGTTCTCGTTTCCGTTAAAGTCAACACTTACAAGAGGGTCTTCAGTGTACCCGAGAATGCCGGACAGTTCATTATCAGCAGCGTTTCTCAATACATTGTTCACCTGTTCCACTGTAACATCGGTTTCAAGGTCCACCACAAGGTCAACAAGGGAAACGTTCGGGGTTGGTACACGAAGTGCCATTCCGTTCAACTTCCCTTCCAGTTCAGGAAGCACCTTTGCAATGGCTTTAGCTGCACCGGTTGTAGTCGGAATAATGGACTGTCCGCATGCACGTGCACGGCGAAGGTCCTTATGCGGGTTATCGATGTTTTTCTGGTCATTTGTATACGCGTGTACCGTTGTCATCATTCCCGATTTAATACCGAAAGCTTCATTTAACACCTTTGCTACGGGAGCCAGACAGTTCGTTGTACACGAAGCATTTGAGATAATATCATGGTGCTTCGGATCATACTTGTCTTCATTTACTCCGTATACAATTGTAATATCTTCATCTTTGCCCGGTGCTGTGATTACAACTTTTTTCGCACCTGCTTCCAGGTGGTAGGAAGCGGTTTCCTTCGTTTTGAATTTCCCTGTCGCTTCAACAACGATGTCAACGCCGAGTTCCTTCCATGGAAGTTCAAGCGGATCTCTATTATTAAGTAGTTTTACTTTGGAACCGTTTACAATTAAGTGATCATCAAAAGCTTTTACATCTCCCATAAAAGGTCCGTGGACCGTGTCATGCTTAATAAGATGAGCCAGCGTTTCTGCCGGGTAGGATGCATTAATTGCCACCACTGATAGTTTAGTATCCAGCACTGCTTTACGGAAAACCATTCTGCCGATTCGGCCAAAACCGTTGATTGCGATTGTCGTCATTTGAGAAGGCCCCTTCCATCGTATATGTGTTATACTATTCAACATTAATTTCAATTTTAGTATAACATATATTATGCAAGTAGGACGGAAATTTCGAATAAATTTTTGCGGAATGGGTGATTGTCTATTCCGAGTCAGGGTTGAAATCATGGAGCATGGGTAGTCTCTGATGGACTGTCCTCTCCGCGCCGTCACATCGACCGGTTTCCTGATCGATTGGCCGGTTTCCTGCACAAAAAGACCGGGAAGAACCCCTCCCGGTCAATTTTATTACCCTATACCCCAGCTTTTCAGGACTCCGGTAAGTTCGTTTCTCGTTTCTTTCACAGTCCCGCTGTTATCAATCACCGCATCCACACGCGTTTTTTTCTCATCCAACGGCATCTGCGAGTTAATCCTGCTTCTGGCATCATCCTCACTGGACGCGTCCCTCGCCATCAGCCTCTTCAGTTGTGTACCGGCATCTACGTAAACAAGCAGGGTCCGGTCAACCAGATACTCCAGTTCACTTTCAATCAGCAACGGAATGTCTAAAACCACATGGGGATGACCGGCTGAAAGGAGATCGTCACGCTGTTTTTTCATCTCACCGCGGACAGCCGGGTGAACAATGCTGTTTAGCTTCTTTCGCTTCTCTTCATCATTAAAAATAATTGACCCTAGCTTTTTCCTGTGAAGAGTGCCGTCATCATGAAGCACTCCTCTGCCAAAAGCCTGTACAATTTTTTCATATGCCTCATGCCCGGGCTCTACGACTTCCCGGGCAATGACATCGGCATCGACAACAGGGATTTCCCAGTCCCCCATCATTTGGGAGACTGTGCTTTTTCCACTGGCGATGCCGCCTGTTAGTCCGATAATCATTTGCTCCTGACACCTCACTCTATAATAGAAGGCATTGGAAAAAGTTAAAGATCGAACTTTTCAGTGCCTTCTTATAGTTTCCAGATACCAAGGACAATCAGAACAACACCTGGAATAAAAGAAAGGCTCTTCATCCATTTTGCATCAGCAAAAACATAGCCGCTCCTCATACCGAGTGTGAGGCAGAATACGCTCATAAATGCTACGCTTACAGCCATCATGACTGGTGAAAAACCGATCAGCGCAGCCCCGAGGCCTGCACCAAATGCATCCAGAGAAAGAGCCAGCCCAAGGAGAAATGCTTCCCGTCCGGTAATTGTTCCCGAGTTATCCAAGTCAGCTACCATCGGCTTTCTCAGTACGGTAATGACGATACCCAGTTTCTTAATTTCAAAGTTAAAGATGTACTCCCGTTCTTCTTTTGTTTTCCGGTCCTTTTTGGCAGGGTTATAAATCTGGTAAAGGGCCCATGCACCGATCAGGATCAGGATAAAGCCTCCGATTGTCTCAGCCATCCCCGGGCTCATGACCCTTGCAATGGCTGTACCGATCGTCATTGCAAGTAAGATTGACGTTGCCGAACACAAAGCAATAAATACGAGCGACCTGGCTGGTAACTTCATTTTTCTTAATCCATATGTCAGACCAACACCAAAGCTGTCTAAGCTTACGGCAAAGGCCAGTAGCAGCAGGGAGAGTAATTCCACCATTACCATTGCAGCTCCTTCCCATAACCATCGATACGATAGTATATGGCATGAGCCCATCCAATGTACGAAGGAATTTTACAATCAATCAGCCCTCCCCGCCTACGATGGCTGGCAGACAGGGCATGTATGAGTGCCGCGCCCTCCTACAACTGACCGTTCCACTTCTGTACCGCATTTTTTGCAGGTTTGACCGGTCTTTCCGTAGACAAATAATGATTGCTGAAACATCCCCATTTCACCTTGTCCGTTTACATAGGATTTGATGGATGATCCGCCCTGCTCCACAGCTTCTTTAAGGGTTTTGTAAATAGCTCCGTGAAGCTTTACTGCTTCTTCTTCTGTGATTGTATTTGCTTTTCGTTCAGGGTGGATACCTGCAAGAAAGAGAGCTTCGTCCACATAGATATTCCCAAGACCCGCGAGCACTGTCTGGTCCAGAAGCGCCGATTTAATAAACCTTGTGGTGCGGAGAAGCTTTTCTCTCAAATGTACCGGTGTAAAAGCATCCGTAAACGGTTCTACTCCCAGATGTGACAGAGGCAGATTTTGAAGTTCTTCTCCTCTCTCGAACAGATGCATCGTTCCGAACTTCCGAACGTCACGATATCTGAGTTCTTCCCCGTCCTTAAACCTGAACCGCACATGGGTGTGCTTATCCACTTCCTCATCAGTTTGGAAAAGTCCGTAGCGTCCTTCCATTCTGAGGTGGGATACGAGTGTCCATGTATCGAGGTGAAAAAGAAGGAATTTTCCCCGTCGTCCGATGCTTTGGAACGTTTCCCCTTTCAACATATCAGCAAAAGCCCCCGCATCATCCGGACGCTTTACCATCCGGGGCCAGGAAACAACCACTTCTTCAATTGTCTTTCCTGTAACAAGCTGCTCAAGAGTCCGCTTGACAGTCTCTACTTCCGGTAATTCAGGCATAACCATTCATCCTTTGTTTCATATTAAATGTGCCTCAAAAAATATAAGATTTTTATTTTGCGTCGTACCATGTCTCCCCGTATGACACGTCGACCTTCAGAGGGACGTTAAGTTCAATGGCGTTTTCCATCACTTCCGGTACGAGTATTTTCATCGTCTCAATTTCATCTTCCACAACTTCAAAGATCAATTCATCGTGTACAGACAGAAGGAGGCTTGATTGGAGCTGTTTTTCTTTCATTCGTTCAGCAATATCCACCATCGCCTTTTTAATGACGTCGGCAGCACTTCCCTGGATCGGCGTATTCATAGCTGTGCGCTCAGCAAAGCTTCTCTGGTTAAAATTACGGCTCGTAATTTCAGGCAGATACCTGCGGCGGTTCAGCATCGTCGTAACATATCCTTTATCTCTTGCTTCATCAACGATGTTTTCCATATATTCTTTTACCCCCGGGAAGCTGTCAAAGTACCGGTCGATAAAGCTCTTCGCTTCCTTACGGGTGATTCCGAGACTCTGGGAAAGCCCGTAGTCACTGATACCGTAGACAATTCCGAAGTTAACCGCTTTGGCTGTCCGGCGCATGTTCCCTGTGACCTCGGCTTCTCCCACGTTAAAGACATCCATAGCTGTTTTCGTGTGGATGTCCATGTCTTCACGGAAAGCCTTGACAAGGGTTTCATCCTGACAAATGTGGGCCAGAACACGAAGCTCAATCTGGGAATAGTCTGCTGCAAAAATAACGGCATTTTCCCGTTCCGGAACGAAGGCATGACGGATCTTCCGTCCTTCCTCCAGCCGTACAGGAATGTTTTGCAGATTCGGCTCAGTCGAACTCAGACGCCCGGTCTGGGTAAGTGACTGGTTAAAGATCGTGTGAATCTTTCCTGTTTTCTTGTGAATAACTTTAAGAAGTCCTTCAATATATGTTGAGTTCAGCTTCCCAAGCTGACGGTACAAAAGGATCTTTTCCACAACCTCGTGGTGATCCTGAAGTTTTTCAAGAACATCGGCAGAAGTGGAGTAGCCCGTTTTTGTCTTTTTCACAACAGGAAGATTAAGCTTTTCAAAAAGTACTTCTCCTAATTGCTTCGGCGAATTAATATTAAACTCTGTTCCTGCAAGCTCATGAATTTCAGCTTCAATTTCAGCAAGCTTCTTTTCAAGCCCTGCACCCATGTTCTCAAGCTCTTCACGGTCGACAGAAACACCATGCTTTTCCATGCGCCCTAAAATAACACTGAGAGGCATTTCAAGGTCATAAAATAATTCTTTCTGTTCATTTGCAGTCAGCTCCTCGTCAAGCTCGTCCCGAAGCTCAAAGATCGCTTTTGCTTTTCTTCCTAAATGCTGATAGAGTGCGTCACCTTCTGCCACTTTCCGCTTCTTGCCTTTCCCATAAACCGATTCGTCATGCTGGACACGGGTACTCTTTTTACGTTCCGAAATATCCGCCAGATCGTGGGCACTTGATGAAGGATCGATGAGGTAAGAAGCAATCTGGACATCAAACTCAACTCCGTCAAGGGTGATCCCCTCCCATCCGAGAGCGACTACAGACCGCTTGGCATCATACATAAACTTCGCATGTTCTTTGTCTTTTGCCCACTCGGCAAAAACGTCACTTTGAAGGGCCACCTCTGAAGAAATGAAGTACGTTCCTGTATTATTTGCAATAGAGAACCCGACAATATCAGCCTGATGATAATTTTCATTGAGGGATTCCAC
This DNA window, taken from Alteribacter keqinensis, encodes the following:
- the speD gene encoding adenosylmethionine decarboxylase; this encodes METMGRHVISELWECNIEKLNDMGFIEKLFVNAALEAGAEVREVAFHKFAPHGVSGVVIISESHLTIHSFPEHGYASIDVYTCGDRIDPNIASNYIAEHLDAKLTEAVEVPRGMGPIKVGEPRTERALSATTN
- the mutM gene encoding DNA-formamidopyrimidine glycosylase, giving the protein MPELPEVETVKRTLEQLVTGKTIEEVVVSWPRMVKRPDDAGAFADMLKGETFQSIGRRGKFLLFHLDTWTLVSHLRMEGRYGLFQTDEEVDKHTHVRFRFKDGEELRYRDVRKFGTMHLFERGEELQNLPLSHLGVEPFTDAFTPVHLREKLLRTTRFIKSALLDQTVLAGLGNIYVDEALFLAGIHPERKANTITEEEAVKLHGAIYKTLKEAVEQGGSSIKSYVNGQGEMGMFQQSLFVYGKTGQTCKKCGTEVERSVVGGRGTHTCPVCQPS
- a CDS encoding glyceraldehyde-3-phosphate dehydrogenase, producing the protein MTTIAINGFGRIGRMVFRKAVLDTKLSVVAINASYPAETLAHLIKHDTVHGPFMGDVKAFDDHLIVNGSKVKLLNNRDPLELPWKELGVDIVVEATGKFKTKETASYHLEAGAKKVVITAPGKDEDITIVYGVNEDKYDPKHHDIISNASCTTNCLAPVAKVLNEAFGIKSGMMTTVHAYTNDQKNIDNPHKDLRRARACGQSIIPTTTGAAKAIAKVLPELEGKLNGMALRVPTPNVSLVDLVVDLETDVTVEQVNNVLRNAADNELSGILGYTEDPLVSVDFNGNENSSIIDGLSTMVLNDRQVKVLAWYDNEWGYSCRVVNLIEHVGEALTAQSEVTA
- the coaE gene encoding dephospho-CoA kinase (Dephospho-CoA kinase (CoaE) performs the final step in coenzyme A biosynthesis.) → MIIGLTGGIASGKSTVSQMMGDWEIPVVDADVIAREVVEPGHEAYEKIVQAFGRGVLHDDGTLHRKKLGSIIFNDEEKRKKLNSIVHPAVRGEMKKQRDDLLSAGHPHVVLDIPLLIESELEYLVDRTLLVYVDAGTQLKRLMARDASSEDDARSRINSQMPLDEKKTRVDAVIDNSGTVKETRNELTGVLKSWGIG
- a CDS encoding phage holin family protein — translated: MDFLQFIVDEALILIPVLMIIGKIIKQTPRVPDWLIPYLLLGLGIVFTTYLIGFSMQAVIQGVLVTGAAVFGHQLIKQTRRAGGRKEQ
- the polA gene encoding DNA polymerase I, with product MLNVNKLVLVDGNSVAYRAFFALPLLNTEKGIYTNAIYGFTTMILKVLEEEKPTHMLVAFDAGKTTFRHETYQEYKGKREKTPPELSEQLPYMRELLDAFRIKHYEVENYEADDIIGTLSKQASKENWEVKVYTGDKDLLQLVDENIHVAMMKKGITNMDTYDEKLVDEKYGITPIQIIDMKGLMGDSSDNIPGVPGVGEKTALKLLKAHKTVEGVYESLDEVSGKKLKEKLEANKEQALMSKELATIMCNAPVDVSFEDTKMGEHDQEKLVALFKELEFKSLLDKFDGDREAESEEMEDLSVTEVSELTSDMLVSPSALVVESLNENYHQADIVGFSIANNTGTYFISSEVALQSDVFAEWAKDKEHAKFMYDAKRSVVALGWEGITLDGVEFDVQIASYLIDPSSSAHDLADISERKKSTRVQHDESVYGKGKKRKVAEGDALYQHLGRKAKAIFELRDELDEELTANEQKELFYDLEMPLSVILGRMEKHGVSVDREELENMGAGLEKKLAEIEAEIHELAGTEFNINSPKQLGEVLFEKLNLPVVKKTKTGYSTSADVLEKLQDHHEVVEKILLYRQLGKLNSTYIEGLLKVIHKKTGKIHTIFNQSLTQTGRLSSTEPNLQNIPVRLEEGRKIRHAFVPERENAVIFAADYSQIELRVLAHICQDETLVKAFREDMDIHTKTAMDVFNVGEAEVTGNMRRTAKAVNFGIVYGISDYGLSQSLGITRKEAKSFIDRYFDSFPGVKEYMENIVDEARDKGYVTTMLNRRRYLPEITSRNFNQRSFAERTAMNTPIQGSAADVIKKAMVDIAERMKEKQLQSSLLLSVHDELIFEVVEDEIETMKILVPEVMENAIELNVPLKVDVSYGETWYDAK
- the ytaF gene encoding sporulation membrane protein YtaF, yielding MVELLSLLLLAFAVSLDSFGVGLTYGLRKMKLPARSLVFIALCSATSILLAMTIGTAIARVMSPGMAETIGGFILILIGAWALYQIYNPAKKDRKTKEEREYIFNFEIKKLGIVITVLRKPMVADLDNSGTITGREAFLLGLALSLDAFGAGLGAALIGFSPVMMAVSVAFMSVFCLTLGMRSGYVFADAKWMKSLSFIPGVVLIVLGIWKL